The Rhododendron vialii isolate Sample 1 chromosome 3a, ASM3025357v1 nucleotide sequence ttgcattaatGATGTCTCAAATGGAGGGAGGTTGTCCAGTTGATTACAACACAATAACAGATCTCTTTCTTCAGGTCTGTTTTCTGTGAATGTgcttccatttccattttgaATATTTAAATGATGTCAGGCTAATTTGTTTTTGAACTAGAGTTGTTTGTGCTGAAAATTATGGTATTTTTGCTTTCCTGGTTTTGATTGTTGCCTTCTAAGGTGTAAAATGCTgtctgtaatttttttgtgtgcGCTAAAATTGCTGCTTGCAAAttgttttctgtttattttgtagaggaATTTGATCCGGGAGGCAACAGCATTTTTGTTGGATGTTCTGAAACCCAATTTGCCAGAACATGCTTTCCTTCAGACAAAGGTTACTTTTCTTCGTCTATGAACATCGAACATCTTTTTTTGTTGCTCCAGTTTCCAACTTTATAATTTCTCCTATTTACACAGGTGTTGGAAATCAACCTTGTTACATTCCCCAATGTGGCGGATGCTATTTTAGCAAATGGGATGTTTAGTCATTATGATCGTCCTCGTATTGGTCAACTTTGTGAGAAAGCTGGTCTTTATGTGCGGGCTCTTCAGGTAAGATGACTTCAAAAAGTTCAGTCTTATAATGGAGTCaaaattttccttattttacAACTCTTTGCCACCTTTGCAGCACTACTCTGAACTGCCGGATATTAAACGTGTGATTGTGAATACTCATGCAATTGAGCCACAGGTATATGTTCTCCAATGCTCTTGACCTTTTGATTGTGTGGAATTACAAGACTTGTACTGATTGATTAGGTCTTTCGCAGTCTCTTGTGGAGTTCTTTGGGACTCTTTCTCGGGAGTGGGCTCTGGAGTGCATGAAGGACCTTCTATTGGTGAATCTTAGAGGCAACCTTCAGATTATTGTGCAGGTACCATGACTGGCTCATTGTATGTGAAtgacatttatttattttgagcAAACTAACCTGACAATCTACAGGTTGCCAAGGAATATTCAGATCAGTTGGGAGTTGATGCATGCATAAAGCTTTTTGAGCAATTCAAGTCATATGAAGGGTTGTACTTCTTCTTGGGGTCATATTTGAGCTCCAGGtaatatttttggaaaaggaagttttattttttggggggaTGAAGTCAGTTGCAGTAGTTTGTCCACAATAGGGTCTGTTTTCGATTccctttgttattttttttaatatatctatttttttgtattctgGTACAGTGAGGATCCGGACATCCACTTTAAGTACATTGAGGCAGCTGCCAAGACGGGACAAATCAAGGAGGTTGAACGTGTGACCAGAGAATCAAACTTCTACGATGCTGAGAAGACAAAGAACTTCTTGATGGAAGCCAAGCTTCCTGATGCACGACCACTTATAAATGTGTGTGATCGTTTTGGATTTGTTCCAGATCTCACCCACTACCTTTATTCAAACAACATGCTCCGCTACATTGAAGGATATGTTCAAAAGGTACGATTTCTGTGAGGATGTGGGCCTCTTTCTCACTTCAAAAGAAGATTCTGCTGCTAAACTCATCTTGTTTTTTGGTGGTTAGGTAAACCCAGGAAATGCTCCTTTAGTTGTAGGGCAACTTTTGGATGATGAGTGTCCTGAGGATTTTATAAAAGGCCTAATTCTATCTGTCCGTTCGCTGCTTCCAGTTGAGCCACTGGTTGAGGAGTGCGAGAAAAGGTCGTTTCTCACTGTGTGTTACACCCTTCTTTTCTCTTCATGGTGCCTTAGATGCTCATAACTAATTTGCATTCCAGGAATCGACTTCGATTACTAACTCAATTCTTAGAGCATCTTGTGAGCGAGGGAAGCCAAGATGTACATGTCCACAATGCCCTGGGTAAAATCATAATAGACAGCAACAATAATCCAGAGCACTTTCTCACCACCAATCCTTATTATGATTCACGCGTTGTGGGAAAATATTGTGAGAAGCGTGATCCCACCCTCGCCGTTGTTGCTTACCGCAGGGGGCAATGTGATGATGAACTTATCAACGTAACCAATAAGAACTCATTGTTTAAATTACAAGCCAGGTTAGTGACTTAATGCTTTAGTTTTTGTAATATAAATTGATGGTTTTGATCATTGTGTGGAGGTTTATATACCCTTGTGTTGTATTTCAGGTATGTGGTTGAAAGGATGGATGGTGATTTGTGGGAGAAAGTTCTAACCCCTGAGAACGAATTTAGAAGACAGCTCATTGATCAAGTTGTTTCAACTGCTTTGCCTGAAAGCAAGAGCCCAGAACAAGTTTCTGCAGCTGTTAAAGCTTTCATGACTGCTGATCTTCCTCATGAATTAATTGAGCTTCTGGAAAAGATTGTGCTGCAAAACTCTGCATTCAGTGGAAACTTTAATCTGCAAAACTTGCTCATTTTGACAGCCATTAAGGCTGATCCGTCTAGAGTTATGGATTACATTAATAGACTGGATAACTTTGACGGGCCTGCTGTTGGTGAAGTTGCAGTTGAAGCCCAATTGTATGAAGAAGCTTTTGCAATCTTCAAGAAATTTAATTTGAATGTCCAGGCAGTTAATGTCTTACTGGATAACATACGAAGCATTGATCGGGCTGTTGAATTTGCATTCCGAGTTGAAGAAGATGCTGTTTGGAGTCAGGTGGCTAAGGCTCAACTCAGGGAGGGATTAGTGAGTGAGGCAATTGAGTCATTTATTCGTGCAGATGATGCCACTCAATTCCTAGAGGTTATTCGTGCTGCTGAGGATGCGGATGTTTACCATGACTTGGTAAAGTACCTTCTAATGGTTAGAGAGAAGGCAAAGGAACCCAAGGTTGACAGTGAGCTCATATATGCATATGCAAAGATTGATAGGCTAGGTGAGATTGAGGAATTTATTCTCATGCCTAATGTCGCTAATCTTCCAAGTGTTGGTGATCGCTTGTATGATGAGGCGCTGTATGAGGCTGCGAAGATAATATTTGCTTTTACTTCTAACTGGGCCAAGTTGGCTTGCACACTCGTGAAGCTTAGGCAGTTCCAAGGTGCTGTTGATGCTGCACGGAAAGCGAATAGCTCAAAGACATGGAAGGAAGTTTGCTTTGCTTGTGTTGATGCCGAGGAGTTCCGCTTAGCTCAAATATGCGGTCTCAACATTATCATACAGGTTGATATATTGTTTTCTTTAGGTTATCTAGTTAAAATGTGAAGGTTTTATAGCTATTAATTTGGATAATGTCTTAGTTTTGATTTCTTGATTTCAGAGATTCTACTCTCATGTTGTAGGCATGCTGCCATTTGTAATATGCTGCTCTTGGTGCAGGCTTCATGCCTAAAATTGTTGTTGCTTTATGTTGCTAAGAATAGAACTCTTGAAGATTTTCGTTGGTATATTAATATTTTCGTTTTGCTATGAATTTGCAGGTTGATGACTTGGAGGAGGTTAGTGAATATTATCAGAACAGAGGATGCTTTAACGAGCTAATATCCCTTATGGAGAGTGGATTGGGATTGGAACGTGCTCATATGGGCATCTTTACGGAGTTGGGTGTCCTTTATGCTAGATATCGATATGAGAAGCTTATGGAACACATCAAATTGTTTTCAACTCGTCTCAACATTCCCAAGCTCATTCGAGCTTGCGATGAACAGCAGCACTGGAAGGAACTCACGTACTTGTACATTCAGTATGATGAGTTTGATAATGCTGCAACTACCATCATGAATCACTCTCCAGAAGCTTGGGACCACATGCAgttcaaagatgttgcagtcAAAGTTGCTAACGTGGAGCTGTATTACAAAGCTGTTCACTTCTACTTGGAAGAGCATCCTGATCTTATAAATGATCTTCTTAATGTGCTCGCACTTCGCGTGGATCATACACGTGTGGTTGACATAATGCGAAAGGTTTGCTGTTCTCCTGGAATGCTTTTTACATTATTGCTATGAAGTTTTTCATGGCTCGAAAATCTCTTTGGAAGCTACTGGTCACTTTTGGTAACTTACGTTTCCCTCGTTTTTTGTTTCAGGCTGGTCACCTGCTTCTTGTGAAGCCATACATGGTTGCAGTTCAGAGCAATAATGTGACTGCAGTGAATGAAGCTTTGAATGAAATTTATGTTGAGGAAGAAGATTACGACAGATTACGAGAATCTATTGATTTGCATGATAGCTTTGATCAGATTGGACTTGCCCAGAAGGTAGTTGTAACATGTAATTATATTTTGCACTTGTTCTTATCAGTGGAGTCCGATTTCACAAACCTCCTTGGCATTCATTTGAGCAGATTGAGAAACATGAGCTTCTAGAGATGAGGCGTGTTGCTGCGTATATCTACAAAAAGGCAGGTAGATGGAAGCAATCCATCGCCTTGTCAAAGAAAGATAATCTTTACAAAGATGCCATGGAAACTGCCTCACAATCAGGAGACCGCGACCTTGCAGAGGAGTTGCTTGTTTACTTCATTGACCAGGTTTCAACCACTAACTGAAATGCATGCTTTCCATTCGCTTTTAAGTCCCTACTATATCAGTACAATAGCGTGCAGTTGCGGTTAAACTTCAACTTTGTGGAACCGACTTCCTTTTGTTAGGGTGGCATTGGAGGCCATTTTTAAGAGAAGAAACTTAAGAATTCACAAGATTGACATGAACCATGATCAATATTAGTTGTTTGTGTTgtgcacttttttttctttttttgtgaggTTAATGGTTTTGGTTGTGAACTAGTTTTCTCACCTCGTGAGGGAAGGAAAGTAGAGAAGATGGAAAGGCCTAACCTTTCCCCATCTAATGTGTCACTGACAATTGAAGCAGAAGTTCTTTAAGTTTCCTTGAGTGGCAATGTCAGCGTCGAAAACTTTAAGTTTCCTTGAGTGGCACTTTGTTTATTCTTCCACATTTTTCCTGATTAAAATCTAACTTCTTGATGAAAATCTTTTGTTGGTTAGGCAAGCTTGAATGTTTAAGTCTACTGCCCCCACCATCTCTAAATagaatgattttgttattcCACCTTTTTCATATCTTCCAGCTtcaagtactctctctctctctctctctgggtggGCGTGCTTGTGTGTTTGTGCGCGTGCGTGCGTGCGTGTTAGTAGCATGCAACTTTTCAGTTGAGATGGGTACGCCTTTTTGAGTTGTAGTTGCTGATGTTTATGTGCTTTTTGCAGGGAAAGAAGGAATGCTTTGCATCATGCCTCTTTGTTTGCTATGATTTGATACGCCCAGATGTGGCTCTTGAACTTGCCTGGACAAAGAACATGATTGACTTTGCCTTCCCATACTTGTTACAGGTAATTTGTTTGTTCCTTGTGTAGTAATTGTCCATGAAAGgggccaaaacccaaaactgTCATTCtagtttctttttgttttttaaggtGATATGTCAAACTATTGGAGCCCGAACTCTGTTACTGAATCGCGTGATACAACAGAGCTTGCTTGGCCGTATCACCATTTTGCATAGTTGAGACTTCCTTCTAAGtctaacctctctctctcacttgcaGTTTATCCGGGAGTATACGGGCAAGGTCGATGAACTCATTAAGGACAAACTAGAAGCTCTCAGTGAAGTTAAGGCTAAAGAGAAGGAAGAGAAGGATATAATGGCACAACAGGTTTTTGCTTTGAATACCTTTTCTAATTGGATGCAGTCATTGGACATCAATGTCACTAAATAGTAAAGAGCTAATGGATGgtttgtgcaatttttttctGCAGAATATGTATGCTCAGTTGCTTCCTCTTGCCCTGCCTGCACCCCCCATGCCAAGCATGGGTATGGGTGGTGGTTTtgctccaccaccacccaccaTGGGGGGAATGGGTATGCCACCAATGCCACCATTTGGTATGCCACCAATGGGCTCCTACTGATTTTGTGGGTGATACAGTAGATTATTAACTGATGACGGGTAATTCATTCATGTGGAGGGGGATGCTAGCAGTTTGGGTTTTCGGTTGTCCATGGTTCCATGTTTTTGCACCGTCGTGCTTTTCCCCcaatttgttgttgttgaaagCAGCTTCAAGGCATTGAAGTTCGGTCTAGTTTGGATATAATTTGAGGTTCTGTTTGTAGTTCGAGGTTTGGGTAGATATATTCCTTTTGTAATACTTTTTTTTGCCGGGTAGGAGGTATTTTTTGGCAGCTGGCAAGCGGGAAGCTGAGGATTCTTCGTATTGTACTGAAATGGTCGACAGAACGCAATTTGGgacattttaaacaaatttgcAGGGGTTGATAAGACTGGTTTACTGTTTCTTTTTTCCGGTGTTAATTAGCAACCTTTCCAATGAatatcttgttttgtttatttcccTTCTGCCGGAGTCCCTTGTAccgttttttttcttccttctcttaATGGCCTATTCTTCTTATCGTCTCATTAAGTGgcatttttggtttgtttgattttttgattgaGCCAGGGTTTACAGACTTCAGCCCATATTGCTGTATAATCTATCCCAGATTTTGACCTGTAGTTGTCCTGACTCATTGGGGGCGGCAAGTCATTCCTAAATTACTCTGTGGTTATCTATCTAGTGTTAAAAAGTACATTAGATATTGACAAGTGAAAAAGTTCATAATCAGGCTATCAGCAATCAGCTAAACAAGtgaaatttggttttttttttcatgttataGACCTCGTCAATGTTTCAAGCTGTCTTAATTCAGCTTGTCAAGAGATGTTCTGACAGTATTTTTTAAAGGTTTGAAGAAGCTACTTTTGATTGGATTGGGGGTTGGTGATGCGCACATCTAGACCGTctgtctcggcaatcaatgattTGGATTGCCGAGACGGATGGATGTTGAGATTACGCACAGACCGAGCAATTTGGATCGTAGATTGTTGAGACGGACGGTCCGGAGGTAAACAACACCATCAAGTTATGGTGATTCAATAAAAGCATATTCTTCGATGCACTTTAAGCAAAAGTACTTGTAGTAGAATGGTAGTAACAACTTTCCTTGGCTCAACCACTGAGCTCAATGGACAGTACGGAAGACCGCCCTTGATAGTATTTTATGTTGCATTTTGCATTGTCAATTCTTTATTTTGGATTATGGCTAGGACAAATTTTGAAGTTGGTGCAGTGTTTGGTGATACGTGGAGAATAGATTTTACAATAAAGTAGTGTTTGAGAGTATAGCAATAGATTGTGGGTTGCtattttaccatgttgccctcGATAGTATTCATTAATAAGATACAAGTATGAGTGTCTACTCTTTTTATCAATGACCCGTTTTAgccataaatatttttaaaaattattagaTCAAAATTTTCCAGTGGTCCTTTGACCTCACCATTATGCTGCCATATTTTGTAAAGTACTTAAAGAGATAATACGTAAGATAACAAGTGTTTCTGTCATGATTTGCGCCAAGTGACATCATATGGTGTAAAGGAGATGAGCAATTGAATTGTAAatgttcaaaataaaattattacatAGTAAAATATAAATTACCCTAAACTGAAACTATTTACATTTTGTTCTTGTAGTGGAGTCAGATTTCACAAACCTCCTTGGTATTCGTTTGAGTAGATTGAGAAACACGAGCTTTAAGAAATGAGGCGTGTTGCTGCGTATATCCATGCGAAGTATCCTAAAAGAGAATTGGTTGACTTTTGGAGGATGGAGGAATCCTCCATCGTTATCTTTCAGGTGCACTGTCAAAAATACCCTTGCAgagttgtttggttttgattgtgGAGGGATATTAAAGCATCATTTTAGCAACCATTTATGGCACCGTGTACTTTTTTCGTACTCAAGAAGCCAAAGCcaccatttttctttcttttctacttACCCTTGTACTTTTTTCTTGCCCTCATACGTTTTCCTTTCCTTGAGAAGCAAATAGTACCAGCAAACTTGATTGTACTGGTTGCTTGTGCACCAAGAATAGAGAACACAAGTCATATAAAGCTTTGTTCTTTCGCTTCTCTTTTCTCTGGCCTGGTTTTGCTGCTTTTCTCTCTGGACTGGTTTTGAGGCTTGTTTCGTGGTTGGTTTTTCTCTATGGActgctttttctcttttctttgagTTCTCGACCTCTTAGATCGCTTGTCAATGGTGCTCAAAATCCAGTGGCAGTGTTTtaatctggttttttttttttttttgttctcaacTGAGTTATCAAAGCTATTATCTGGTTTAACTGTTCAGACGACAGGAACAACAAGTTCCaatctttctctatctctctctgaaAATTTACAGGTACGTACCAGGAAGCTTTTACCTCATTGACGAACTTCTTTTTCTGTCATTTTGAACTGTATATGTTCATGGTTGATGCTATAATCTTCAATATGCTCTGTTTATTtgtctatgatttttttttacaaagagCTCCCCGTGGTTGGTAGGTGCGGCGAGCTAAGACCTAAAAAATTGTTCAGCccataatttctctctctctctctctctctctctctctctctctctctctctcacacacacacacacacacacacatttctCCTTTTATCGATTTCATTTGTTTGTGGTGCTGTGGTAGCGGTTTGGTTGGgttttggctctggattggtcCTGGGTATGGTTTTCAGGGCTTGGTCGTTGTTAAGGCAGTGGTTGGTTTGCGCTGCTTTTGGTTATGGGAGATTTCAGCGTGTTTTAAATCCTtcttttgtgtgtttgtttCGATCTGTTGTTGGGTAAGGATTGGGAGGTTGTGTGGAAACCATCTGGTCGGTGACTACGTCGAGTTAAGACCTGCAAAATTGTTTGtcctttaaaattttttgtgaGAGGTTGTGGTGTTCTTTGTGAGTGATTCCTGGTTTTGCCTGTTGTTAATACGTTGCTGTAAATTAATAAGCCTGCTTGTTTTGGATCGCTGCTAAACAGTGTCTAATCTGCtttctttgtgttttgtttttaacAGGGTTCGTTTGGTACAGTTGAGCATGGGAAACTTGAGCCGGGCTACAATATTACGTGGGGATGATCCTTTTCGGTGAGTTGTCATTGTTTGCCTTACATTTTAGAGCATCCAAAGCATTGTACGTTGTATTTTGCATTTGATGCATTCGCCTCTGTGATATTCTAGGGTCCTTTCGGTTTATACTTTCTTAGTGTTCCTTGtgtattttttgagcatttcAACTGTTCGCTGAAAGGTTATCAGTCATTAATTGATTTAACCGTGCGGTTGaatgaaagaagaaggaaaagagagTCAAATTACGAGTCAAGAAACTCATCGGAATGTGTCTACAAAAATTCTACACACTGGTAGGAGTAGAAATTTCCAGGGGACTTCAGCTTGTCC carries:
- the LOC131320570 gene encoding clathrin heavy chain 1 isoform X2, producing the protein MAAANAPISMKEALTLPSVGINPQFITFTHVTMESDKYMCVRETSPQNSVVIIDMSMPMQPLRRPITADSALMNPNSRILALKAQLPGTTQDHLQIFNIEMKAKMKSHQMPEQVAFWKWITPKMLGLVTQTSVYHWSIEGDSEPVKVFDRTANLANNQIINYRCDPTEKWLVLIGIAPGSTERPQLVKGNMQLFSVDQQRSQALEAHAAAFASLKVPGNENPSVLISFATKTINAGQITSKLHVIELGAQPGKPSFSKKQADLFFPPDFADDFPVAMQISHKYSLIYVITKLGLLFVYDLETATAVYRNRISPDPIFLTAEASSVGGFYAINRRGQVLLATVNEATIVPFVSGQLNNLELAVNLAKRGNLPGAENLVVQRFQELFAQTKYKEAAELAAESPQGILRTPDTVAKFQSVPVQAGQTPPLLQYFGTLLTRGKLNAFESLELSRLVVNQNKKNLLENWLAEDKLECSEELGDLVKTVDNDLALKIYIKARATPKVVAAFAERREFDKILIYSKQVGYTPDYLFLLQTILRSDPQGAVNFALMMSQMEGGCPVDYNTITDLFLQRNLIREATAFLLDVLKPNLPEHAFLQTKVLEINLVTFPNVADAILANGMFSHYDRPRIGQLCEKAGLYVRALQHYSELPDIKRVIVNTHAIEPQSLVEFFGTLSREWALECMKDLLLVNLRGNLQIIVQVAKEYSDQLGVDACIKLFEQFKSYEGLYFFLGSYLSSSEDPDIHFKYIEAAAKTGQIKEVERVTRESNFYDAEKTKNFLMEAKLPDARPLINVCDRFGFVPDLTHYLYSNNMLRYIEGYVQKVNPGNAPLVVGQLLDDECPEDFIKGLILSVRSLLPVEPLVEECEKRNRLRLLTQFLEHLVSEGSQDVHVHNALGKIIIDSNNNPEHFLTTNPYYDSRVVGKYCEKRDPTLAVVAYRRGQCDDELINVTNKNSLFKLQARYVVERMDGDLWEKVLTPENEFRRQLIDQVVSTALPESKSPEQVSAAVKAFMTADLPHELIELLEKIVLQNSAFSGNFNLQNLLILTAIKADPSRVMDYINRLDNFDGPAVGEVAVEAQLYEEAFAIFKKFNLNVQAVNVLLDNIRSIDRAVEFAFRVEEDAVWSQVAKAQLREGLVSEAIESFIRADDATQFLEVIRAAEDADVYHDLVKYLLMVREKAKEPKVDSELIYAYAKIDRLGEIEEFILMPNVANLPSVGDRLYDEALYEAAKIIFAFTSNWAKLACTLVKLRQFQGAVDAARKANSSKTWKEVCFACVDAEEFRLAQICGLNIIIQVDDLEEVSEYYQNRGCFNELISLMESGLGLERAHMGIFTELGVLYARYRYEKLMEHIKLFSTRLNIPKLIRACDEQQHWKELTYLYIQYDEFDNAATTIMNHSPEAWDHMQFKDVAVKVANVELYYKAVHFYLEEHPDLINDLLNVLALRVDHTRVVDIMRKAGHLLLVKPYMVAVQSNNVTAVNEALNEIYVEEEDYDRLRESIDLHDSFDQIGLAQKIEKHEL
- the LOC131320570 gene encoding clathrin heavy chain 1 isoform X1 encodes the protein MAAANAPISMKEALTLPSVGINPQFITFTHVTMESDKYMCVRETSPQNSVVIIDMSMPMQPLRRPITADSALMNPNSRILALKAQLPGTTQDHLQIFNIEMKAKMKSHQMPEQVAFWKWITPKMLGLVTQTSVYHWSIEGDSEPVKVFDRTANLANNQIINYRCDPTEKWLVLIGIAPGSTERPQLVKGNMQLFSVDQQRSQALEAHAAAFASLKVPGNENPSVLISFATKTINAGQITSKLHVIELGAQPGKPSFSKKQADLFFPPDFADDFPVAMQISHKYSLIYVITKLGLLFVYDLETATAVYRNRISPDPIFLTAEASSVGGFYAINRRGQVLLATVNEATIVPFVSGQLNNLELAVNLAKRGNLPGAENLVVQRFQELFAQTKYKEAAELAAESPQGILRTPDTVAKFQSVPVQAGQTPPLLQYFGTLLTRGKLNAFESLELSRLVVNQNKKNLLENWLAEDKLECSEELGDLVKTVDNDLALKIYIKARATPKVVAAFAERREFDKILIYSKQVGYTPDYLFLLQTILRSDPQGAVNFALMMSQMEGGCPVDYNTITDLFLQRNLIREATAFLLDVLKPNLPEHAFLQTKVLEINLVTFPNVADAILANGMFSHYDRPRIGQLCEKAGLYVRALQHYSELPDIKRVIVNTHAIEPQSLVEFFGTLSREWALECMKDLLLVNLRGNLQIIVQVAKEYSDQLGVDACIKLFEQFKSYEGLYFFLGSYLSSSEDPDIHFKYIEAAAKTGQIKEVERVTRESNFYDAEKTKNFLMEAKLPDARPLINVCDRFGFVPDLTHYLYSNNMLRYIEGYVQKVNPGNAPLVVGQLLDDECPEDFIKGLILSVRSLLPVEPLVEECEKRNRLRLLTQFLEHLVSEGSQDVHVHNALGKIIIDSNNNPEHFLTTNPYYDSRVVGKYCEKRDPTLAVVAYRRGQCDDELINVTNKNSLFKLQARYVVERMDGDLWEKVLTPENEFRRQLIDQVVSTALPESKSPEQVSAAVKAFMTADLPHELIELLEKIVLQNSAFSGNFNLQNLLILTAIKADPSRVMDYINRLDNFDGPAVGEVAVEAQLYEEAFAIFKKFNLNVQAVNVLLDNIRSIDRAVEFAFRVEEDAVWSQVAKAQLREGLVSEAIESFIRADDATQFLEVIRAAEDADVYHDLVKYLLMVREKAKEPKVDSELIYAYAKIDRLGEIEEFILMPNVANLPSVGDRLYDEALYEAAKIIFAFTSNWAKLACTLVKLRQFQGAVDAARKANSSKTWKEVCFACVDAEEFRLAQICGLNIIIQVDDLEEVSEYYQNRGCFNELISLMESGLGLERAHMGIFTELGVLYARYRYEKLMEHIKLFSTRLNIPKLIRACDEQQHWKELTYLYIQYDEFDNAATTIMNHSPEAWDHMQFKDVAVKVANVELYYKAVHFYLEEHPDLINDLLNVLALRVDHTRVVDIMRKAGHLLLVKPYMVAVQSNNVTAVNEALNEIYVEEEDYDRLRESIDLHDSFDQIGLAQKIEKHELLEMRRVAAYIYKKAGRWKQSIALSKKDNLYKDAMETASQSGDRDLAEELLVYFIDQGKKECFASCLFVCYDLIRPDVALELAWTKNMIDFAFPYLLQFIREYTGKVDELIKDKLEALSEVKAKEKEEKDIMAQQNMYAQLLPLALPAPPMPSMGMGGGFAPPPPTMGGMGMPPMPPFGMPPMGSY